From the genome of Eucalyptus grandis isolate ANBG69807.140 chromosome 2, ASM1654582v1, whole genome shotgun sequence, one region includes:
- the LOC108956499 gene encoding disease resistance protein TAO1-like encodes MFETKNFHPTNLVVLDFSWSKILGESIDWIKATRKLKVLDLSNCKNLRRTPDLSTLVFLEILRLRGCGQIKKLPNSIGKLQSLIELDLLGTSIDHLPDSFSNLKQLTTLRMRDIKGGLTKLPSAIWFVQSVTGPFWSNGSRQSCLKMPDLSGTQISGLPTVANLVSNIRELEIAAQESRRLGNPTWTPLGELENVIVLSCGPDRTRSQMEKQILATPNMRFLLQLPSSLRDSIFRELANSPFLYFCSTCWWMPIFVGICDSELEKLLLQDCPLSRQLYPFCRK; translated from the exons ATGTTTGAGACAAAAAACTTTCATCCAACTAATTTGGTCGTTCTTGACTTTTCATGGAGCAAAATTTTGGGAGAAAGTATTGATTGGATCAAA GCGACAAGAAAACTAAAAGTCCTAGATCTCAGCAACTGTAAAAACTTAAGGAGAACACCCGATTTATCTACACTGGTGTTCTTGGAGATTTTGAGATTACGTGGTTGTGGGCAGATAAAGAAACTTCCGAACTCGATTGGGAAATTACAATCATTAATCGAGTTGGATTTGTTAGGAACAAGTATTGATCACCTACCGGATTCATTTAGCAATCTAAAGCAACTAACAACACTTAGGATGAGGGACATTAAGGGAGGGTTGACAAAATTACCTAGTGCGATCTGGTTTGTTCAGTCAGTGACTGGTCCTTTTTGGTCCAACGGAAGTAGGCAGTCCTGTTTGAAAATGCCAGACTTGTCAGGGACCCAAATATCCGGATTACCCACTGTGGCGAATCTTGTCTCTAATATCCGTGAACTTGAGATAGCTGCACAGGAGAGCAGACGGTTAGGGAATCCGACGTGGACCCCTCTTGGTGAGCTGGAGAATGTCATTGTTTTATCCTGTGGACCCGATCGTACCCGATCTCAGatggaaaaacaaatattggcCACCCCAAACATGCGGTTCCTCCTCCAGCTCCCGTCTAGTTTGAGAGACTCAATATTTCGAGAACTGGCGAACTCAccttttctatatttttgttcaacTTGTTGGTGGATGCCGATATTCGTTGGTATATGTGATTCGGAGTTGGAGAAACTCCTTCTGCAGGATTGCCCGCTTTCAAGACAGCTCTACCctttttgcagaaaatga
- the LOC120290619 gene encoding TMV resistance protein N-like — translation MIKRVLGNRKVLIVLDDVDEKQQLKSLAEEGDWFGFGSRIIITTRDQSVLRIEGGAIGEGHVKKSAKVLIYEVQEMKFEDALKLFSKHAFRRDSPPDYYGSLSNKIVSTLGMLPLALEVTGSSLNNEPKEFWQATLKKLKDAPPDEVQSKLMISYDKLDNKTKQVFLDIACFFVNEDKTYPLSMWDAYGYHPDVAIKVLFLMSLIKIKDDNNFWMHDQVRDLGREIVRQENKEPCERSRVWNHEDALNILKQKEV, via the coding sequence ATGATTAAGAGAGTTCTTGGCAATAGAAAAGTTCTCATTGTTCTGGACGATGTGGATGAGAAACAGCAACTCAAAAGTCTAGCGGAAGAAGGTGATTGGTTTGGTTTCGGTAGTAGGATTATCATAACTACTAGGGATCAAAGTGTTCTAAGGATTGAGGGAGGAGCAATAGGTGAAGGCCATGTAAAAAAATCTGCAAAAGTTTTGATTTACGAAGTACAGGAAATGAAATTTGAAGATGCTCTTAAGCTTTTCAGTAAGCATGCCTTTAGAAGGGACTCACCGCCAGATTATTATGGCTCCCTTTCAAATAAGATTGTCTCCACATTGGGAATGCTTCCTTTAGCCCTTGAGGTTACAGGTTCATCCCTTAACAATGAACCCAAAGAATTCTGGCAAGCCAcattgaaaaagttaaaagatgCTCCTCCTGATGAAGTCCAAAGTAAATTGATGATATCTTATGATAAGTTAGATAATAAAACAAAGCAAGTATTTTTGGATAtagcttgtttttttgttaatgaGGATAAAACATACCCTCTCTCTATGTGGGATGCCTATGGATACCATCCAGACGTTGCCATTAAGGTCCTCTTTCTCATGTCCTTGATCAAAATTAAAGATGACAATAacttttggatgcatgatcaagtGCGAGACCTCGGAAGGGAAATTGTACGTCAAGAGAACAAAGAACCCTGCGAGCGTAGTAGAGTGTGGAATCATGAGGATGCCTTGAATATTCTGAAGCAAAAAGAGGTATAG
- the LOC104428261 gene encoding TMV resistance protein N-like, with amino-acid sequence MVVSGEHRPLDCSLPHELTCETPRPSLKLYFLIGILSLSALSIALLIYLCVLLSRTSKKHEVPAKGTNSWESVGPSYEVFLSFHGRDTRHGFTDFLYHGMVETGILVFRDNESLHVGQRIGDELLQAIQNSKIYIPIFSKNYASSHWCLRELAYMVECASKSNGNKEILPIFLDVEPDDVKLKTKLYSKALSVHQKKFRNEVESWKKALIEVDKIKGWNWRKDEGQADLMQSVIETVLDKLNVRNKKIVTKNLVGVDDRAKAIIEMLDVGSDVIEFLGLHGMGGIGKTTLAKVVFNQLSSHFKDCNFLSDVRELSQRHGLVYLQKQLLSKFVTSHSMLD; translated from the exons ATGGTGGTTTCCGGCGAACACCGACCTCTCGACTGCTCTCTCCCTCACGAGCTCACCTGCGAGACTCCCCGCCCCAGCCTCAAGCTCTACTTCCTCATCGGAATCCTCAGCCTCTCCGCACTCTCCATCGCTCTCCTCATATACCTCTGCGTCCTTCTTAGCCGGACCTCGAAGAAGCACGAAGTGCCAGCAAAAGGGACGAATTCTTGGGAATCAGTTGGACCTTCCTACGAGGTTTTTCTAAGTTTTCATGGACGAGACACTCGTCATGGATTCACCGATTTTCTTTACCATGGCATGGTTGAGACCGGGATCCTCGTCTTTAGGGATAATGAATCCCTCCATGTCGGTCAAAGAATTGGCGATGAACTTCTACAAGCCATCCAAAACTCCAAGATCTACATTCCCATATTCTCCAAGAATTATGCATCGAGTCACTGGTGCCTTCGAGAGCTTGCATACATGGTTGAGTGCGCCTCCAAATCGAATGGGAATAAAGAGATTTTGCCCATTTTCTTAGATGTGGAGCCTGATGatgtcaagctcaaaacaaagtTATACAGCAAAGCTCTTTCAGTGCACCAGAAAAAATTTCGTAATGAAGTTGAATCATGGAAAAAGGCCCTCATTGAAGTGGACAAGATAAAGGGATGGAACTGGAGGAAAGATGAAGG CCAAGCAGATTTGATGCAATCTGTAATTGAAACTGTGTTGGATAAGCTGAATGTCCGCAATAAAAAGATTGTGACTAAAAATCTAGTTGGAGTTGATGATCGTGCAAAAGCTATAATCGAGATGTTGGACGTGGGATCTGATGTCATAGAATTTCTTGGATTACACGGAATGGGCGGGATTGGCAAAACAACACTTGCTAAGGTTGTCTTCAATCAATTGTCTTCTCACTTCAAAGACTGCAATTTCCTTTCAGATGTCCGAGAGTTATCACAACGCCATGGTTTGGTATATTTGCAAAAACAGTTGCTATCCAAGTTTGTTACTTCTCATTCTATGCTCGACTGA